The Vitis riparia cultivar Riparia Gloire de Montpellier isolate 1030 chromosome 10, EGFV_Vit.rip_1.0, whole genome shotgun sequence genome includes a region encoding these proteins:
- the LOC117923048 gene encoding uncharacterized protein LOC117923048, translating to MLTMGKCFRSFKNLLTVKYILPFEDQPELLKRPPIQYTFIEDEDWTIFVKDRLSDNFKMVASGSTETIDRSILWKKAREKKDGTFDEVAIPVIEKIDKLLKESQENGRSVSGSNDILVEALGTPEYSGRVRAKGKHYTPRQYFNSAADRAVRDFIAASKEEQRIFQAEVLAKLSQVGAVIPQSDVSSSNMKQKQLLLPEAVDKPIRKVEDVTPPEAIEPQKKVRKCELAIGTKENIVAGGTIILECGPNYLVVVDAPYDSSAPLPIPIPGQTTTVGAAIGYQVLWPTDLVIIRTPILASKKAKKQKVNEVEVKSKGEKPQDMKNFETLVGLMLSTSRSCKTFMMKEDMEMIISLKEVSSNCILYYIWHLHRKLIDAKQAERYVFVNPALVSKAGMGEGSKENRSRVIADRLKNTKHAEYMLIPYNPDFHWVLVALEMKKMIAYYLDPMAVNHGNENQPTGKTENIKEGANLGESGLPKTTR from the exons ATGTTAACAATGGGAAAATGCTTTCGGTCCTTTAAGAACTTGCTAACAGTGAAGTACATTCTTCCTTTCGAAGACCAACCGGAGCTCCTCAAAAGACCACCAATTCAATATACTTTTATTGAGGATGAAGATTGGACAATATTTGTCAAAGATAGATTGTCTGACAACTTTAAG ATGGTTGCAAGTGGATCAACTGAAACTATTGATCGAAGCATATTGTGGAAGAAagcaagggaaaaaaaggacGGCACCTTTGATGAAGTGGCCATACCAGTAATTGAGAAAATA gacaAGCTATTGAAAGAGTCTCAAGAGAATGGTAGAAGTGTTAGTGGAAGTAATGATATACTTGTGGAAGCATTGGGTACTCCTGAGTATAGTGGTCGAGTTAGGGCCAAAGGGAAGCACTACACACCTCGCCAATATTTCAATAGTGCTGCAGATCGTGCTGTCAGGGATTTCATAGCAGCATCTAAAGAAGAACAAAGAATATTTCAGGCAGAAGTGCTAGCAAAACTGTCTCAAGTAGGAGCTGTTATTCCCCAATCTGATGTTAGCAGTTCAAACATGAAGCAAAAACAACTTCTCCTACCAGAAGCAGTAGATAAGCCAATCCGTAAAGTTGAAGATGTGACCCCACCAGAAGCAATAGAACCACAGAAGAAG GTTAGAAAATGTGAGCTGGCCATAGGCACCAAGGAAAATATAGTGGCAGGTGGAACAATTATACTTGAATGTGGTCCCAACTATTTAGTAGTTGTTGATGCTCCTTATGATTCAAGTGCACCCCTTCCCATTCCTATTCCTGGACAAACTACTACTGTTGGGGCTGCAATTGGTTACCAAGTTTTGTGGCCAACTGATTTGGTCATCATCCGTACTCCCATCTTA GCATCTAAGAaagcaaagaaacaaaaagtaaatgaaGTTGAAGTCAAATCCAAGGGTGAAAAACCACAAGATATGAAAAATTTTGAGACATTGGTTGGCCTCATGCTGAGTACATCAAGA AGTTGCAAGACCTTCATGATGAAAGAAGATATGGAAATGATAATATCATTAAAAGAAGTGTCATCCAATTGTATTTTATACTACATCTG GCATTTGCATAGAAAGTTGATTGATGCAAAGCAGGCCGAACGATATGTTTTTGTCAATCCGGCATTGGTCTCAAAAGCTGGAATGGGAgagggaagcaaggaaaacaggTCAAGGGTTATTGCAGATCGACTAAAGAATACAAAGCATGCTGAATATATGCTTATTCCATACAACCCAGA tttCCATTGGGTGTTAGTGGCATTggagatgaagaaaatgattgCATATTACCTTGATCCAATGGCTGTCAACCAT GGCAATGAGAATCAACCCACcggaaaaacagaaaacatcaAAGAGGGAGCCAACTTGGGTGAAAGTGGTT TGCCCAAGACAACCAGGTAG
- the LOC117922978 gene encoding uncharacterized protein LOC117922978 has product MAAEVGSLLRILNARKEEKLRNEATVLITRDLLGSCSKAASADLDLDLQVPTGWEKRLDLKSGKVYVQRCKSPSPKSWSEEPALRDLNVPPLNLLEDSCLELKLLPSSHYQSVCTLDKVKSALERAEKEASKKRSSPPMSLSSSLTTREEGDDEEEKRSWSLSSTSTSPASSSGMFAAGCPVCLLYVMTYRKNPKCPRCDSIVPSPSAFKKPRIDLNASF; this is encoded by the exons ATGGCAGCAGAAGTCGGTTCTCTGCTTCGCATCCTCAACGCCCGCAAAGAAGAAAAACTCAGAAACGAGGCCACCGTCCTCATCACCAGAGACTTGCTCGGCTCCTGTTCCAAGGCCGCATCCGCCGATCTGGATCTCGATTTGCAAGTCCCTACCGGCTGGGAAAAACGCCTCGATTTGAAG TCAGGGAAAGTGTATGTGCAGAGGTGTAAATCTCCAAGCCCTAAATCCTGGAGTGAAGAACCAGCGCTTCGAGATTTGAATGTTCCGCCGCTGAATCTATTGGAGGACAGTTGCCTCGAACTGAAGCTGCTCCCTTCCAGCCACTATCAGAGTGTCTGCACTCTCGACAAGGTCAAATCCGCTCTGGAGAGAGCAGAGAAAGAGGCCTCGAAGAAGCGGTCCTCGCCTCCGATGTCGCTTTCTTCGTCGTTGACGACCAGAGAAGAgggagatgatgaagaagagaaGCGGTCGTGGTCGTTGTCTTCGACTTCCACGTCGCCGGCGTCATCGTCGGGGATGTTTGCAGCGGGATGTCCAGTGTGCCTGCTGTACGTGATGACATATAGGAAAAACCCAAAGTGCCCTCGCTGCGACTCCATTGTTCCGTCTCCATCTGCTTTTAAGAAACCCCGAATTGATTTAAACGCATCGTTTTGA